One Roseimaritima multifibrata DNA window includes the following coding sequences:
- a CDS encoding sensor histidine kinase, translated as MKLAAKLILVFMIGVFAIVGLFSWQTMRQQKEAQQRQREAFAKRLVDALQPAIIEAYREGGTVQIREAVQITTQHVHGTHLRYMEGKEFEPEMRVTTKRVTSLAVTDAENIETEYTYVPLLIDGTPAGFVEVAEPVIDDQQDYKRSLMASLISLAGVASLSALAIYWGGVWMVGRPLEKLIGQVKQIGDGELEQQPVLQTRDELGHLACAISHMSHRLSEQREKIEAEIGNRIEAQQQLRHADRLSTVGTLAAGVAHEMGTPLNVVAGRAGLIASGKLSSEETRQSALTIKSEAERMTTIIRQLLDFARQKNQAQGTMDLLDLVDKTCQMMQPLADKANTQIIQNKPSEPLMVHGDPAQLQQVVVNLINNAVQAIHGKGTIHVTCDTSPADAISPPPHVPDSPHGFACLEVSDDGGGIRPEHLQHIFEPFYTTKDVGQGTGLGLSIAYGIVRELGGWIAADSNPDAGTSFRVFLPKESNA; from the coding sequence ATGAAACTTGCCGCCAAACTGATCCTCGTCTTTATGATCGGAGTCTTTGCGATTGTTGGTCTGTTCTCTTGGCAGACGATGCGGCAACAAAAAGAGGCTCAGCAGCGTCAACGTGAAGCCTTCGCAAAACGACTGGTCGACGCCCTTCAGCCAGCAATCATCGAAGCCTACCGCGAAGGTGGCACGGTCCAGATTCGCGAAGCCGTCCAAATCACGACCCAACATGTTCACGGAACCCATTTACGGTACATGGAGGGGAAAGAATTTGAACCAGAGATGCGGGTAACAACCAAACGAGTTACCAGCCTGGCCGTCACCGATGCCGAAAATATTGAAACCGAATACACGTACGTCCCCCTCCTAATCGATGGCACCCCTGCCGGATTTGTCGAAGTCGCTGAACCTGTCATCGATGATCAACAGGATTACAAACGTTCGCTGATGGCGTCGCTAATTTCTTTAGCCGGAGTCGCCTCTTTGTCGGCCTTGGCAATCTACTGGGGAGGCGTCTGGATGGTCGGTCGCCCGCTGGAAAAACTGATCGGCCAGGTCAAACAGATCGGGGACGGAGAACTGGAGCAGCAACCGGTCCTGCAAACTCGCGATGAACTGGGGCACCTCGCCTGTGCGATCAGCCACATGAGCCACCGCTTAAGCGAACAGCGAGAAAAGATCGAAGCCGAAATCGGAAATCGAATCGAAGCCCAACAACAGCTAAGGCACGCGGATCGTCTAAGCACCGTCGGAACCTTGGCCGCTGGCGTTGCTCATGAAATGGGAACCCCACTAAACGTCGTCGCCGGTCGCGCTGGGTTGATCGCCAGCGGGAAACTATCGTCCGAGGAGACTCGCCAAAGTGCGTTAACGATCAAATCCGAAGCCGAGCGGATGACCACCATCATCCGCCAGTTGCTAGACTTTGCGCGACAAAAGAATCAGGCACAAGGAACGATGGATCTATTGGATCTAGTCGATAAAACCTGCCAGATGATGCAACCGCTTGCCGATAAAGCAAACACACAGATCATTCAAAACAAGCCGTCCGAACCGCTAATGGTCCATGGCGACCCGGCACAACTCCAGCAGGTAGTCGTCAATTTGATCAATAATGCGGTTCAGGCGATCCACGGAAAGGGAACGATCCACGTCACCTGCGACACCAGTCCAGCCGATGCGATATCCCCACCGCCCCATGTTCCCGATAGTCCGCATGGATTCGCCTGTCTGGAAGTGTCGGACGATGGTGGTGGAATTCGTCCAGAGCATCTCCAACATATTTTCGAACCGTTCTACACCACAAAAGATGTCGGACAGGGAACTGGACTGGGCCTATCAATCGCCTACGGAATCGTCCGCGAACTGGGCGGCTGGATTGCCGCGGACAGCAACCCCGACGCGGGAACGTCCTTCCGTGTCTTCCTGCCGAAAGAATC